Proteins found in one Micromonospora sp. WMMD1082 genomic segment:
- a CDS encoding TatD family hydrolase, translating to MRIFDPHIHMTSRTTDDYERMAAAGVRAVVEPAFWLGQPRTGVGSFTDYFDSLIGWEPFRAGQFGVRHHATIALNPKEANDPRCRPVLDVLPRYLDKDGVVAVGEIGYDSMTPEEDDAFAAQLALAVAHDLPALVHTPHRDKARGVERSLAVVAESGIEPGRVVLDHLNEVTVAAVRETSCWLGFSIYPDTKMSPPRMVELLRAYGTERVLVNSAADWGRSDPLLTRATGEAMRRAGFTDDDVDRVLWRNPVEFYGQSGRLDLADDDAAEPTFAGNSILRGGS from the coding sequence ATGCGCATCTTCGACCCGCACATCCACATGACGTCCCGGACCACGGACGACTACGAGCGGATGGCCGCCGCCGGGGTCCGCGCGGTGGTGGAACCGGCGTTCTGGCTGGGCCAGCCGCGCACCGGTGTCGGCTCGTTCACCGACTACTTCGACTCGCTGATCGGCTGGGAACCGTTCCGGGCCGGGCAGTTCGGCGTACGCCACCACGCCACGATCGCGCTGAACCCGAAGGAGGCCAACGACCCGCGCTGCCGGCCGGTGCTCGACGTGCTGCCCCGCTACCTGGACAAGGACGGCGTGGTGGCGGTGGGCGAGATCGGGTACGACTCGATGACGCCCGAGGAGGACGACGCCTTCGCCGCCCAGCTCGCCCTGGCCGTGGCGCACGACCTGCCGGCGCTGGTGCACACCCCGCACCGGGACAAGGCCCGGGGCGTCGAACGCAGCCTCGCCGTGGTCGCCGAGTCCGGCATCGAGCCGGGCCGGGTGGTGCTCGACCACCTCAACGAGGTCACCGTCGCGGCCGTCCGGGAGACCAGCTGCTGGCTCGGCTTCTCCATCTACCCCGACACGAAGATGTCGCCGCCGCGGATGGTCGAGCTGCTCCGGGCGTACGGGACCGAGCGGGTGCTGGTCAACTCGGCCGCCGACTGGGGACGCTCCGACCCGCTGCTGACCCGGGCCACCGGTGAGGCGATGCGACGCGCCGGCTTCACCGACGACGACGTCGACCGGGTGCTCTGGCGCAACCCGGTCGAGTTCTACGGGCAGTCCGGGCGGCTCGACCTGGCCGACGACGACGCCGCCGAGCCGACCTTCGCCGGCAACTCGATCCTGCGCGGCGGCAGCTGA